One genomic window of Nicotiana sylvestris chromosome 10, ASM39365v2, whole genome shotgun sequence includes the following:
- the LOC138880045 gene encoding uncharacterized protein yields the protein MSNPQDNPGTHPPPSPSNSSSTTPPSASPKPRLRRVKILARKTVASGALGKALNKRLKASQVKESQAPNYDSSSESESYQSATEGEGHESSDSKKIQESPSKRDEPVPSTEETLADLLKKVGASYDPKKCRTPTTKAPNVPKPSKKRKASSPTPTASSLPRGRATRSKVKQSEDDLQRALEESKKKRKNKGKGKIAESSEVVEKEEMELVHQERAKRTRSAVKTKQSKVSDDDDWSGKEEENNFEKEQDKLAIFGRRKILKGRLLKDLVEPGMMRLVDALAAQGWKDMVL from the exons ATGTCTAACCCACAAGACAATCCTGGAACTCATCCACCACCATCTCCTTCCAATTCATCCTCAACTACTCCTCCCAGTGCATCTCCAAAACCTAGACTACGAAGGGTGAAAATACTTGCTCGAAAGACTGTAGCATCTGGGGCTCTGGGGAAGGCTTTAAATAAAAGGTTGAAAGCAAGCCAAGTGAAAGAAAGCCAAGCTCCAAATTACGACTCCAGCTCTGAGTCTGAATCATATCAATCCGCTACTGAGGGGGAAGGACATGAGTCTTCTGACTCTAAAAAGATTCAAGAATCTCCTTCTAAG AGAGATGAACCTGTTCcatctactgaagagaccctagctgatctactgaaaaaggttggggcaagctatgacccaaagaaatgcagaactcccacaacaaaagccccaaatgttcctaaaccttccaagaaaagaaaagcttCATCCCCAACGCCTACTGCCTCCTCATTGCCAAGgggtagagccacaagaagcaaGGTGAAACAGAGTGAAGATGATCTACAAAGGgccttagaagaaagtaagaaaaagagaaagaataaAGGAAAGGGAAAGATTGCAGAATCCTCAGAGGTTGTTGAGAAAGaagagatggaactggtccatcaagaaaggg ccaagaggacaagatctgcagtgaaaaccaaacaatcaaaagtttctgatgatgatgactggagtggaaaagaagaagaaaacaatttTGAGAAGGAACAGGACAAGCTTGCCATTTTTGGCAGAAGAAAGATTTTAAAGGGTAGACTGTTgaaggacctggtggaaccaggaatgatgAGATTGGTAGATGCCTTAGCTGCTCAGGGATGGAAGGATATGGTCCTTTag